A region from the Rhinoderma darwinii isolate aRhiDar2 chromosome 2, aRhiDar2.hap1, whole genome shotgun sequence genome encodes:
- the NAB2 gene encoding NGFI-A-binding protein 2 isoform X1, with protein MAERAGRSDDLKRASKARIIAETSLPRTLGELQLYRVLQRANLLGYYDTFIQQGGDDVQQLCEAGEDEFLEIMSLVGMATKPLHVRRLQKALRDWATNPGLFNQPPLNSVPLSASIPLFKISETMGRVARPCNGHIGNLETLNKGIGGFVLPEQQEQLGKTSPSQLDNRPWTVQVSPELNEGEDEDVDDDEDGRGTQYATGGERLDPELVHVISNSVEKLMKGLPRGDIAEARSMLKINKKLGRSLGHIFQIPDGGQRKEREIRRHSAIYGRSDSKRREGKRLTLHELTINEAAAQCCMRDNTLLLRRVELFSLARQAARESSYLASLKCSRLNPEETGVPQTKIPKQEVVEVPLQGESEGVTTSTRHSLEEDSGSVSGESMDGHLQAAVTVRIPTSPGAPPTDLSLALPHPAPWSRQLLQQTLMDEGLRLARLVSRDRLGRLSLCVPGTPHIAECDDGGSESCSSLPVSPQITDLRSGNCKEQE; from the exons ATGGCGGAGAGGGCTGGCAGATCAGATGACCTGAAGCGGGCATCCAAAGCAAG GATCATTGCAGAAACATCCCTCCCACGTACCCTGGGTGAGCTGCAGCTGTATCGTGTTCTACAGAGAGCCAACTTACTAGGTTATTATGACACCTTCATCCAGCAGGGAGGCGATGATGTTCAGCAGTTATGTGAGGCTGGAGAGGATGAATTTTTGGAAATTATGTCCTTGGTTGGCATGGCTACAAAGCCATTGCATGTCCGACGACTGCAGAAGGCCTTACGCGATTGGGCTACTAATCCAGGACTTTTCAACCAGCCACCATTGAACAGTGTCCCTCTCAGTGCTAGTATACCTTTGTTTAAGATATCAGAAACCATGGGAAGAGTAGCACGACCATGTAATGGTCATATTGGTaaccttgaaactttaaacaaagGAATTGGTGGTTTTGTACTTCCAGAGCAACAGGAACAGCTTGGCAAAACATCTCCATCACAACTAGACAACAGACCTTGGACAGTGCAAGTGTCTCCAGAACTAAATGAAGGAGAGGATGAAGATGTTGACGATGATGAAGATGGAAGAGGAACACAATATGCAACAGGAGGTGAAAGATTAGACCCTGAGCTGGTACATGTGATATCGAACAGTGTTGAGAAGCTAATGAAAGGCTTGCCTCGAGGAGATATCGCTGAGGCACGGTCCATGCTGAAAATTAACAAAAAATTGGGACGATCGCTAGGACATATCTTTCAGATACCAGATGGAGGGCAAAGGAAAGAGAGGGAGATTCGAAGACACAGTGCTATCTATGGGAGAAGTGACTCTAAGAGACGTGAAGGAAAAAGACTCACTCTGCATGAG CTAACAATAAATGAAGCAGCAGCTCAGTGTTGTATGAGGGACAATACCCTGCTTCTTAGGAGGGTAGAGCTGTTCTCACTAGCAAGACAGGCGGCCCGCGAGAGCTCCTACCTGGCATCTCTGAAGTGCTCCAG GTTAAATCCTGAGGAGACAGGTGTACCACAAACCAAAATACCAAAGCAAGAG GTTGTGGAAGTCCCATTGCAAGGCGAATCAGAAGGTGTAACTACATCAACAAGACATAGCTTAGAAGAAGACAGTGGCAGTGTTTCTGGGGAAAGTATGGATGGTCATTTGCAAG CAGCTGTAACAGTAAGAATACCCACCTCACCTGGAGCTCCCCCTACAGACCTATCACTTGCTCTACCACATCCAGCTCCGTGGAGCAGACAACTTTTGCAACAAACTTTGATGGATGAAGGTTTACGACTTGCCCGGCTTGTGTCTCGTGACAGATTGGGCCGCCTCAGTCTGTGTGTGCCGGGCACTCCTCACATTGCAG
- the NAB2 gene encoding NGFI-A-binding protein 2 isoform X2, giving the protein MAERAGRSDDLKRASKARIIAETSLPRTLGELQLYRVLQRANLLGYYDTFIQQGGDDVQQLCEAGEDEFLEIMSLVGMATKPLHVRRLQKALRDWATNPGLFNQPPLNSVPLSASIPLFKISETMGRVARPCNGHIGNLETLNKGIGGFVLPEQQEQLGKTSPSQLDNRPWTVQVSPELNEGEDEDVDDDEDGRGTQYATGGERLDPELVHVISNSVEKLMKGLPRGDIAEARSMLKINKKLGRSLGHIFQIPDGGQRKEREIRRHSAIYGRSDSKRREGKRLTLHELTINEAAAQCCMRDNTLLLRRVELFSLARQAARESSYLASLKCSRLNPEETGVPQTKIPKQEVVEVPLQGESEGVTTSTRHSLEEDSGSVSGESMDGHLQAVTVRIPTSPGAPPTDLSLALPHPAPWSRQLLQQTLMDEGLRLARLVSRDRLGRLSLCVPGTPHIAECDDGGSESCSSLPVSPQITDLRSGNCKEQE; this is encoded by the exons ATGGCGGAGAGGGCTGGCAGATCAGATGACCTGAAGCGGGCATCCAAAGCAAG GATCATTGCAGAAACATCCCTCCCACGTACCCTGGGTGAGCTGCAGCTGTATCGTGTTCTACAGAGAGCCAACTTACTAGGTTATTATGACACCTTCATCCAGCAGGGAGGCGATGATGTTCAGCAGTTATGTGAGGCTGGAGAGGATGAATTTTTGGAAATTATGTCCTTGGTTGGCATGGCTACAAAGCCATTGCATGTCCGACGACTGCAGAAGGCCTTACGCGATTGGGCTACTAATCCAGGACTTTTCAACCAGCCACCATTGAACAGTGTCCCTCTCAGTGCTAGTATACCTTTGTTTAAGATATCAGAAACCATGGGAAGAGTAGCACGACCATGTAATGGTCATATTGGTaaccttgaaactttaaacaaagGAATTGGTGGTTTTGTACTTCCAGAGCAACAGGAACAGCTTGGCAAAACATCTCCATCACAACTAGACAACAGACCTTGGACAGTGCAAGTGTCTCCAGAACTAAATGAAGGAGAGGATGAAGATGTTGACGATGATGAAGATGGAAGAGGAACACAATATGCAACAGGAGGTGAAAGATTAGACCCTGAGCTGGTACATGTGATATCGAACAGTGTTGAGAAGCTAATGAAAGGCTTGCCTCGAGGAGATATCGCTGAGGCACGGTCCATGCTGAAAATTAACAAAAAATTGGGACGATCGCTAGGACATATCTTTCAGATACCAGATGGAGGGCAAAGGAAAGAGAGGGAGATTCGAAGACACAGTGCTATCTATGGGAGAAGTGACTCTAAGAGACGTGAAGGAAAAAGACTCACTCTGCATGAG CTAACAATAAATGAAGCAGCAGCTCAGTGTTGTATGAGGGACAATACCCTGCTTCTTAGGAGGGTAGAGCTGTTCTCACTAGCAAGACAGGCGGCCCGCGAGAGCTCCTACCTGGCATCTCTGAAGTGCTCCAG GTTAAATCCTGAGGAGACAGGTGTACCACAAACCAAAATACCAAAGCAAGAG GTTGTGGAAGTCCCATTGCAAGGCGAATCAGAAGGTGTAACTACATCAACAAGACATAGCTTAGAAGAAGACAGTGGCAGTGTTTCTGGGGAAAGTATGGATGGTCATTTGCAAG CTGTAACAGTAAGAATACCCACCTCACCTGGAGCTCCCCCTACAGACCTATCACTTGCTCTACCACATCCAGCTCCGTGGAGCAGACAACTTTTGCAACAAACTTTGATGGATGAAGGTTTACGACTTGCCCGGCTTGTGTCTCGTGACAGATTGGGCCGCCTCAGTCTGTGTGTGCCGGGCACTCCTCACATTGCAG
- the NAB2 gene encoding NGFI-A-binding protein 2 isoform X3, with amino-acid sequence MSLVGMATKPLHVRRLQKALRDWATNPGLFNQPPLNSVPLSASIPLFKISETMGRVARPCNGHIGNLETLNKGIGGFVLPEQQEQLGKTSPSQLDNRPWTVQVSPELNEGEDEDVDDDEDGRGTQYATGGERLDPELVHVISNSVEKLMKGLPRGDIAEARSMLKINKKLGRSLGHIFQIPDGGQRKEREIRRHSAIYGRSDSKRREGKRLTLHELTINEAAAQCCMRDNTLLLRRVELFSLARQAARESSYLASLKCSRLNPEETGVPQTKIPKQEVVEVPLQGESEGVTTSTRHSLEEDSGSVSGESMDGHLQAAVTVRIPTSPGAPPTDLSLALPHPAPWSRQLLQQTLMDEGLRLARLVSRDRLGRLSLCVPGTPHIAECDDGGSESCSSLPVSPQITDLRSGNCKEQE; translated from the exons ATGTCCTTGGTTGGCATGGCTACAAAGCCATTGCATGTCCGACGACTGCAGAAGGCCTTACGCGATTGGGCTACTAATCCAGGACTTTTCAACCAGCCACCATTGAACAGTGTCCCTCTCAGTGCTAGTATACCTTTGTTTAAGATATCAGAAACCATGGGAAGAGTAGCACGACCATGTAATGGTCATATTGGTaaccttgaaactttaaacaaagGAATTGGTGGTTTTGTACTTCCAGAGCAACAGGAACAGCTTGGCAAAACATCTCCATCACAACTAGACAACAGACCTTGGACAGTGCAAGTGTCTCCAGAACTAAATGAAGGAGAGGATGAAGATGTTGACGATGATGAAGATGGAAGAGGAACACAATATGCAACAGGAGGTGAAAGATTAGACCCTGAGCTGGTACATGTGATATCGAACAGTGTTGAGAAGCTAATGAAAGGCTTGCCTCGAGGAGATATCGCTGAGGCACGGTCCATGCTGAAAATTAACAAAAAATTGGGACGATCGCTAGGACATATCTTTCAGATACCAGATGGAGGGCAAAGGAAAGAGAGGGAGATTCGAAGACACAGTGCTATCTATGGGAGAAGTGACTCTAAGAGACGTGAAGGAAAAAGACTCACTCTGCATGAG CTAACAATAAATGAAGCAGCAGCTCAGTGTTGTATGAGGGACAATACCCTGCTTCTTAGGAGGGTAGAGCTGTTCTCACTAGCAAGACAGGCGGCCCGCGAGAGCTCCTACCTGGCATCTCTGAAGTGCTCCAG GTTAAATCCTGAGGAGACAGGTGTACCACAAACCAAAATACCAAAGCAAGAG GTTGTGGAAGTCCCATTGCAAGGCGAATCAGAAGGTGTAACTACATCAACAAGACATAGCTTAGAAGAAGACAGTGGCAGTGTTTCTGGGGAAAGTATGGATGGTCATTTGCAAG CAGCTGTAACAGTAAGAATACCCACCTCACCTGGAGCTCCCCCTACAGACCTATCACTTGCTCTACCACATCCAGCTCCGTGGAGCAGACAACTTTTGCAACAAACTTTGATGGATGAAGGTTTACGACTTGCCCGGCTTGTGTCTCGTGACAGATTGGGCCGCCTCAGTCTGTGTGTGCCGGGCACTCCTCACATTGCAG